In Horticoccus luteus, the following proteins share a genomic window:
- a CDS encoding ROK family protein: MNDIIGVDIGGTKCALSVPVGDGRVEEVARFATTDVRATLERIYAEIAKLAPTRDAVFGVSCGGPLDAKRGLILSPPNLPGWDRIAICMELTQRFGGRAFLMNDANACALAEWQFGAGRGCQSMMFLTMGTGMGAGLILDGRLYEGVTGNAGEVGHLRMAPDGPVGYGKTGSFEGFCSGGGIAQLARERVRTWAGQSQLQTLPREEITARAVGLAAEAGDALALAIWRDVGTRLGEALAWFIDLLNPERIVIGSIYARCEKFLVPAMNEVIVREALPDSARDCRVVPAELGDEIGSYAAVAIARYHGARTS; the protein is encoded by the coding sequence ATGAACGACATCATTGGCGTTGATATTGGCGGGACGAAATGCGCGCTCAGCGTGCCGGTGGGCGACGGGCGCGTGGAAGAAGTGGCCCGATTCGCGACGACGGACGTGCGCGCCACGCTGGAGCGGATTTACGCGGAGATCGCGAAGCTCGCGCCAACGCGGGATGCTGTATTCGGCGTCTCGTGCGGTGGACCGCTGGATGCGAAACGCGGGTTGATTCTCTCGCCGCCAAACTTGCCGGGATGGGATCGCATCGCGATTTGCATGGAGTTGACGCAGCGATTCGGCGGGCGTGCGTTTCTGATGAACGACGCGAATGCGTGCGCGCTGGCGGAGTGGCAGTTTGGCGCGGGGCGCGGCTGCCAGAGCATGATGTTTCTCACCATGGGTACGGGGATGGGCGCGGGCCTGATTCTCGACGGCCGACTGTATGAAGGCGTCACAGGCAACGCCGGCGAAGTCGGACACCTCCGCATGGCGCCCGACGGGCCGGTCGGTTACGGGAAGACGGGATCGTTCGAGGGATTTTGTTCGGGTGGTGGGATCGCGCAACTCGCGCGCGAACGGGTGCGGACATGGGCAGGGCAGAGCCAGTTGCAAACGCTCCCACGGGAAGAAATCACGGCGCGCGCGGTGGGCTTGGCGGCGGAAGCGGGCGATGCTCTGGCGCTGGCGATCTGGCGCGACGTCGGAACGCGGCTCGGCGAGGCGCTGGCGTGGTTCATCGACCTGCTGAACCCGGAGCGAATCGTGATTGGGAGCATCTATGCGCGGTGCGAAAAGTTCCTGGTGCCCGCGATGAACGAAGTGATCGTAAGAGAAGCGTTGCCGGACAGTGCGCGCGATTGCCGAGTTGTGCCCGCCGAGCTCGGCGACGAAATCGGCAGCTACGCAGCCGTAGCGATCGCGCGGTATCATGGCGCGAGGACGAGCTGA
- a CDS encoding protein kinase domain-containing protein — MSNLASNLVGHDLNGWIVTKKISKFGGTGGAFSSAYLVQHKDGRDAFLKAINIGYAMNMFLPTGKRRNEILQDITENFEHEVDLLEACDTKRLDRVVVAIEEGEYRHPSDPYYIPFLIFELCKEGDVRRHPKMAAAGVTWPLRVFHEVCVGLKQLHSINIIHQDLKPSNVLIAAGTKAKIADLGRATVSGSRAMFSGANHWGDTDYMPIEFHYNHFEPDPTVRQKAADFYMLGGVLAFLVCKINIFSLILTKLPAAYHPMNWTGGFNAALPALHTATIDAVADIVASLPDVVKSDVREMILFLCHPEPLKRGHPKTVIQASGDRYSMERIVTTADRVANKARLIP; from the coding sequence ATGAGCAACCTAGCTAGCAATCTCGTAGGGCATGACTTGAACGGTTGGATCGTAACTAAGAAAATCTCGAAATTCGGCGGCACGGGCGGTGCATTTTCTTCAGCCTACCTTGTCCAGCATAAAGACGGGCGCGATGCATTCTTGAAGGCGATAAACATCGGGTATGCGATGAATATGTTTTTGCCCACGGGAAAGAGGCGAAATGAGATACTGCAGGACATAACCGAGAATTTTGAGCATGAGGTCGATCTGCTTGAGGCTTGTGACACCAAACGTCTTGATCGCGTGGTGGTTGCCATAGAAGAGGGCGAATATCGCCACCCTAGCGATCCATACTACATCCCCTTTTTGATCTTCGAGCTGTGCAAGGAAGGAGATGTTCGGCGTCACCCAAAGATGGCCGCCGCTGGGGTGACGTGGCCGCTGCGAGTGTTCCACGAAGTCTGCGTAGGCCTAAAGCAACTCCATTCGATCAACATCATCCATCAAGACCTAAAACCATCTAACGTGCTGATCGCGGCAGGCACAAAAGCAAAAATCGCCGACTTGGGTCGCGCTACCGTTTCCGGTTCACGCGCGATGTTCTCTGGTGCTAATCACTGGGGCGACACGGACTACATGCCCATTGAGTTTCACTATAATCACTTCGAGCCTGATCCCACAGTTCGGCAGAAGGCGGCAGACTTTTACATGTTAGGAGGGGTATTGGCATTTCTCGTCTGCAAGATTAATATCTTCAGCTTGATTTTGACTAAATTGCCGGCCGCTTATCATCCGATGAACTGGACCGGTGGGTTTAATGCTGCTCTACCGGCGCTTCACACTGCCACTATTGATGCGGTTGCCGACATCGTGGCGAGCTTGCCGGACGTAGTTAAGAGCGACGTTAGGGAGATGATACTCTTTCTCTGTCACCCCGAACCATTGAAGCGCGGGCATCCCAAGACCGTGATTCAAGCCAGCGGAGACCGGTATTCTATGGAAAGAATTGTCACGACTGCTGACCGCGTCGCAAACAAGGCGCGGCTGATCCCATGA
- a CDS encoding HAD family acid phosphatase, which translates to MIRRLSLTLAGALAVFLAGCATPTTEPLNLTTAKKAVVGYVESGQYERQVQAVATEAVRTVEARVARRRAGEKLAVVFDIDETIISNLPHMRAMDFGYVPKLWDAWVDRGEGPAIAPVVEVYRTARRLGVEVFFLTGRHESDRPGTLKNLAAIGCGDFRELILKPPGTSQTTGEFKTATRRRIMESGYAIIANIGDQVSDLEGGFAERTFKLPGPFYIVQ; encoded by the coding sequence ATGATTCGTCGTTTATCCCTCACCCTGGCTGGTGCGCTGGCCGTTTTCTTGGCCGGCTGTGCGACGCCGACGACGGAGCCGCTCAACCTGACGACGGCGAAAAAGGCCGTGGTGGGATATGTGGAGTCGGGTCAGTATGAGCGCCAAGTGCAAGCGGTGGCCACGGAGGCCGTGCGGACGGTGGAGGCACGGGTGGCGCGACGCAGGGCGGGGGAAAAACTCGCGGTGGTGTTCGATATCGATGAGACGATCATCTCGAATTTGCCGCACATGCGCGCGATGGATTTCGGTTATGTGCCGAAATTGTGGGACGCGTGGGTCGATCGCGGGGAAGGTCCGGCGATTGCGCCCGTGGTCGAGGTGTATCGCACGGCGCGGCGTCTGGGCGTGGAGGTTTTCTTCCTCACAGGTCGCCATGAGTCGGACCGTCCGGGCACGTTGAAGAACCTGGCGGCGATCGGCTGCGGTGACTTTCGAGAACTGATCTTGAAGCCGCCCGGGACGAGCCAGACGACCGGTGAGTTCAAGACGGCCACACGACGGCGGATCATGGAGAGCGGCTACGCGATTATCGCGAATATCGGCGATCAGGTGAGTGACCTCGAGGGTGGGTTTGCGGAGCGGACATTCAAGCTGCCAGGGCCGTTTTATATTGTGCAATGA
- a CDS encoding immunoglobulin domain-containing protein: protein MKHLPVRRLLLTAVFFLAAALVGAAAPYGLPGGQSGVTYSFDVPTHLSSTPPDGTVYGATGLPSGVSINAATGIISGTPAAQGSYSGNISLQYPTTPVTTDNLAYTLVIAPPSGTPVITSTRTASGTVGTPLTYTLAANPAPTSYNVGTLPPGLSFDNVATISGTPTVWGSYTVAVAANNDLGTGAETTLTFSIAPAGPVPVVTGGTLSPDVNAAVNYQIQATQTPSSFAADGLPPGLSVDTTTGLITGAPTVGGLYTVNLTATNSYGTSLPATLTLQVGVSAINSAATLALTVNQAMAPFALSATHSPLSYNVTGALPAGVVNTAGTLSGTPTGTGTFVLSVSANNAVGTGPASTLTITVNPPPPVITTQPATQLIVAGQPATFTVAATGAGTLTYQWKKNGAALSGATAATYAITSTTAGDAGSYTVDVSNAYGTTGSAAAALTIATAPTFTTQPVTTAVTEGQSVTLTAAASGTPAPTYQWYKDNVAIAGATTANFTIAAPTTVDAGSYTVSVTNAAGTVTSSAAILSVNPSSYLSNLSVRATMTQGQTLIVGFVIDGGAKPVLVRAAGPALNAFGLTGVGDPRINLFDAGANLVGSNDDWDSSLAPLFHELGAFDFVVGSKDAALEQSINGPHTAQASGTGTGTILVEGYDAGANDGRKLVNLSARYHVGTANDILIAGFVVGGTGTKQVLIRAVGPTLGGFGVPDTLADPKLVIFNGATVVATNDNWDASLAATFTEVGAFPLQENSKDSAMVITVQAGTSYTAQVSGADGGTGEAIVEIYAIP from the coding sequence ATGAAACACCTCCCTGTGCGCCGTCTTTTGCTGACGGCCGTGTTCTTCCTGGCTGCGGCCCTTGTCGGAGCCGCCGCGCCCTACGGTCTCCCTGGCGGGCAGTCGGGCGTGACCTACAGCTTCGACGTGCCGACGCACCTCTCGTCGACGCCGCCCGATGGCACCGTGTATGGTGCGACGGGACTGCCTTCGGGCGTGTCGATCAACGCGGCCACCGGAATCATCAGTGGCACGCCGGCGGCCCAAGGAAGCTACAGCGGCAACATTTCGCTGCAGTATCCCACGACGCCGGTCACGACCGACAACCTCGCCTACACGTTGGTGATCGCGCCGCCCTCGGGCACGCCGGTCATCACGAGCACGCGCACTGCGAGCGGCACCGTGGGCACGCCGCTCACTTACACGCTCGCGGCGAATCCCGCGCCGACCAGCTACAACGTCGGCACGCTCCCGCCCGGCCTCTCGTTTGATAACGTCGCAACCATCTCGGGCACCCCGACGGTCTGGGGTTCCTACACGGTCGCCGTGGCGGCGAACAACGATCTTGGCACGGGCGCGGAAACCACGCTCACGTTCTCGATCGCTCCCGCCGGCCCCGTGCCGGTTGTCACCGGCGGCACGCTCTCGCCGGACGTTAACGCCGCCGTCAATTACCAGATCCAAGCCACGCAAACGCCGTCGAGCTTCGCGGCCGACGGGTTGCCGCCTGGACTCTCCGTAGATACAACGACCGGACTCATCACCGGCGCGCCCACCGTCGGCGGTCTCTACACCGTGAACCTGACCGCGACCAACAGCTACGGCACAAGCCTCCCCGCGACCCTCACCCTGCAAGTCGGCGTGTCCGCAATAAACTCGGCCGCCACGCTTGCCTTGACGGTTAACCAGGCGATGGCGCCGTTTGCCTTGAGCGCGACCCATTCGCCTCTGAGTTACAATGTCACCGGGGCTCTGCCGGCTGGCGTGGTCAATACCGCGGGCACGCTCAGCGGCACGCCCACCGGGACGGGCACCTTCGTGCTTTCGGTGAGCGCCAACAACGCCGTCGGCACAGGCCCCGCTTCGACGCTGACGATCACCGTCAACCCGCCGCCCCCCGTCATCACCACGCAGCCTGCCACGCAACTGATTGTCGCCGGTCAGCCCGCGACCTTCACCGTGGCAGCGACTGGCGCGGGCACGCTCACGTATCAGTGGAAGAAAAACGGTGCAGCGCTGAGCGGCGCTACCGCGGCCACCTACGCGATCACGAGCACGACGGCAGGTGACGCTGGCAGCTATACGGTCGACGTCAGCAACGCCTACGGCACGACTGGAAGCGCCGCCGCCGCGCTGACGATTGCGACCGCTCCGACCTTTACCACGCAGCCTGTGACCACCGCCGTGACCGAAGGCCAAAGCGTCACGCTGACCGCCGCCGCTTCCGGCACGCCGGCGCCGACCTATCAGTGGTACAAAGACAATGTCGCCATCGCCGGCGCCACGACGGCGAACTTCACGATTGCTGCCCCGACGACGGTGGATGCCGGCAGTTACACCGTCAGCGTGACCAACGCCGCCGGCACCGTGACCAGCTCAGCCGCCATTCTCTCGGTCAATCCGAGCAGCTATCTCTCCAACCTCTCCGTCCGCGCGACGATGACTCAGGGCCAGACGTTGATCGTCGGCTTCGTGATCGACGGCGGCGCGAAACCGGTGCTCGTCCGCGCAGCGGGTCCGGCCTTGAACGCCTTCGGTCTCACGGGCGTTGGCGATCCGCGGATCAACCTTTTCGATGCGGGCGCCAACCTCGTTGGCAGCAACGACGATTGGGACAGTTCGCTCGCTCCGCTCTTCCATGAACTCGGTGCCTTCGACTTCGTTGTGGGGAGCAAGGATGCCGCGCTGGAACAGTCCATCAACGGTCCGCACACCGCGCAGGCCAGCGGCACCGGCACCGGGACCATCCTCGTGGAAGGCTACGACGCCGGCGCCAACGATGGCCGCAAGCTCGTCAACCTGTCCGCTCGCTACCACGTCGGCACGGCGAACGACATTCTCATCGCGGGCTTCGTGGTGGGTGGCACCGGCACCAAACAGGTGTTGATCCGCGCCGTCGGCCCGACCTTGGGCGGTTTCGGCGTCCCGGATACCCTGGCTGATCCGAAGCTCGTCATCTTCAACGGCGCCACCGTCGTCGCGACCAACGACAATTGGGACGCCAGCCTAGCGGCCACGTTCACCGAAGTGGGCGCGTTTCCGCTGCAGGAGAACAGCAAGGATTCCGCGATGGTCATCACGGTGCAGGCGGGCACGTCCTACACCGCGCAAGTTTCCGGCGCCGATGGCGGCACCGGCGAGGCCATTGTCGAAATCTACGCGATCCCGTAA
- a CDS encoding alpha-amylase family protein: protein MHHLRFRQVHLDFHTSGLIPGIGSEFDKRQFQEALKVGHVNSITVFSKCHHGWSYHPTKVGRMHPHLKFDLLARQIDACREIGVRCPIYLSAGLDELAAFAHPTWVVKRKDGVNWKPLEVDWFGRILRFNSPYLDYLCAQIREVVERWPDNDGIFLDIIGTQRDYSDDALQEMKRAGYNPELDADVQRYAEDVLYRYFRAANAAVKSVRKDTPVFHNSGHISLGARKALAFNSHLELESLPTGGWGYDHFPMSARYAITQKWDFLGMTGKFHNTWGEFGGFKRPAALRYECSAMLAYGAKCSIGDQLHPNGEMNRDTYELIGAAYAEVERKEPWCDYVKPVARIALVSCEVNQERWRGGHAQSALADEGVSRMLLELHQPFLMLDEHASWAGFDVVVLPDKFVMTPAKAAKTKAFLARGGRILAAGTALLDEAHASFAVDPGAKLLGRSANDPDYLLATTLTPEVPVKSAIVIAGGAYVIKPTTARVLAERRESYFNRTWEHYCSHQHAPDAPGAVSPAAVLGKQIAYFAHDIFTQYRASGQPLYRDFVNAALHRLLDDKLPVATNLPTTARVNVLEQPKERRYVAHVLYAPTAVRGTFAGKNVEIIEDLIPLRNTEVALQLPRKVKSARLVPEGSELAFTQAEGVVAFTIPEFTSHQMVELAY, encoded by the coding sequence ATGCACCATCTTCGTTTCCGCCAAGTTCATCTCGATTTCCACACCAGCGGCCTCATCCCCGGCATCGGCTCGGAGTTTGACAAGCGGCAGTTTCAGGAGGCCCTGAAAGTCGGCCACGTGAACTCGATCACGGTGTTCTCCAAATGCCACCACGGCTGGAGCTACCACCCGACGAAGGTGGGCCGGATGCACCCGCATCTGAAATTCGATCTACTCGCCCGGCAGATCGACGCGTGCCGCGAGATAGGCGTGCGCTGCCCGATTTATCTCAGCGCCGGGCTCGACGAACTCGCGGCGTTCGCCCACCCGACGTGGGTCGTGAAGCGCAAGGACGGCGTGAATTGGAAACCGCTCGAGGTGGACTGGTTTGGGCGGATCCTGCGGTTCAATTCGCCGTATCTCGATTATCTCTGCGCGCAGATTCGGGAAGTGGTGGAGCGCTGGCCGGACAACGACGGCATCTTCCTCGATATCATCGGCACGCAACGCGACTACAGCGACGACGCGTTGCAGGAAATGAAGCGCGCCGGCTACAATCCCGAGCTCGACGCAGACGTGCAGCGCTACGCGGAGGATGTGCTTTATCGTTACTTTCGCGCGGCCAACGCCGCGGTGAAGTCGGTGCGCAAGGATACTCCCGTCTTCCACAACTCCGGCCATATCTCGCTCGGTGCGCGCAAGGCGCTTGCGTTCAATTCGCATCTTGAACTCGAGTCGCTGCCGACCGGCGGCTGGGGCTACGATCACTTCCCGATGTCCGCGCGCTACGCGATTACGCAAAAATGGGATTTTTTGGGCATGACGGGGAAGTTTCACAACACGTGGGGCGAGTTTGGCGGCTTCAAGCGCCCGGCGGCGTTACGTTACGAGTGCAGCGCCATGCTTGCTTACGGCGCGAAGTGCAGCATCGGCGACCAGTTGCACCCGAACGGCGAGATGAACCGGGACACGTATGAACTCATCGGCGCCGCCTACGCCGAAGTGGAACGCAAGGAGCCGTGGTGCGACTATGTGAAGCCCGTCGCGCGGATTGCGCTCGTGAGTTGCGAGGTCAACCAAGAGCGCTGGCGCGGCGGCCACGCGCAGTCGGCGCTCGCGGACGAGGGCGTGAGCCGGATGCTGCTCGAGCTGCACCAACCGTTTCTCATGCTCGACGAACACGCGAGCTGGGCGGGCTTCGACGTCGTCGTGCTGCCCGACAAGTTTGTCATGACGCCCGCGAAGGCGGCGAAGACGAAGGCGTTTCTCGCCCGCGGTGGCCGCATCCTCGCCGCGGGGACGGCGCTGCTCGACGAAGCGCACGCGAGTTTCGCGGTGGATCCTGGAGCGAAGCTGCTCGGCCGCTCCGCCAACGATCCTGACTATCTTCTGGCGACGACGTTGACGCCCGAGGTGCCGGTGAAGTCCGCCATCGTGATCGCGGGCGGAGCCTACGTCATCAAGCCCACCACGGCCCGCGTGCTGGCGGAGCGGCGCGAGTCGTATTTCAACCGGACGTGGGAGCATTATTGTTCGCACCAACACGCACCCGACGCGCCCGGCGCGGTCAGTCCTGCGGCAGTGCTGGGGAAACAGATCGCGTATTTCGCGCACGATATTTTCACGCAGTATCGCGCCAGCGGTCAGCCGCTGTATCGCGATTTTGTGAACGCGGCGCTGCATCGCCTCCTGGATGACAAGCTGCCCGTCGCGACCAATCTGCCGACGACCGCGCGCGTCAACGTCCTCGAGCAGCCGAAAGAGCGACGCTACGTGGCGCACGTGCTCTACGCGCCGACGGCGGTGCGCGGAACCTTCGCGGGAAAGAATGTAGAGATCATCGAGGACCTCATCCCGCTGCGGAATACGGAGGTGGCGTTGCAGTTGCCGCGCAAAGTGAAGAGCGCGCGTCTCGTGCCCGAGGGAAGCGAGCTGGCCTTCACGCAGGCGGAGGGCGTGGTGGCGTTCACGATCCCGGAATTCACGAGTCACCAGATGGTCGAGCTCGCTTACTGA
- a CDS encoding tetratricopeptide repeat protein → MKSFVLVTALLLGAPMVRAADAPTSQQLQTQLQEQTASIDALQRQVKETDVGDKAQYTYYQLALAYQKRALVYEKLKQWKDAAWDWYLADAMRFKIYDGKYKTLINGEAMIRTNQARDQLRAGDWDGANRSMKEARRGKGWESRHARQCLVGALVHLYFNRPDAALADALDAKARAPKESAILRDAYVALSLAYYQKGDLENTQTTWAEVLKLDPKFAVVKFFSPDGARRNAAIAQNPDDADAWLERGRYYLRFGDLFTKPKSKAIEAPGSSLPQPDSVQNFTASDAYFWNAAQRDFTRSVTLKRTPVALALRAQSLYKLENAPAIRKEGLHPPGLSWTEDERAAVATGADNFEAMDALRELYQYKADQIRADGGRARLRRAAQKQANSYASMALLHHPADPMAPVASFQLEEGADDLIEATRGATLDRPAATAREWKELGNEYRRRGDLYNALQSYEQALKLDPKYADAQSNVGSIYSDAGDYRRAIPAFRAAIALEAGHGVAHFNLASILRTMVFLPDALVEAEATVKYASPDLAAVALGARGNIRYLLQDRAGALADWRAEVALDPHQAQAWRAIGKVSLGDADFAGAREAFAKAVQLQPDDPFAKILLATVLNIAAFQEATQAQGKTIDATNSSAREIVHPEAAKLLAGVHLRSRAEWEELLHLWDELFVDTAMGRNEGLRPLADSGKIVLRTVYSERKLAVDEAD, encoded by the coding sequence ATGAAATCTTTTGTTCTCGTCACTGCTCTGCTTCTCGGCGCGCCGATGGTGCGTGCCGCCGACGCTCCGACGTCTCAGCAACTGCAAACGCAACTTCAAGAACAGACGGCATCCATTGACGCCTTGCAAAGGCAGGTCAAGGAAACCGACGTCGGAGACAAGGCACAATATACTTACTACCAATTGGCTTTGGCCTACCAGAAGCGGGCGCTCGTTTATGAGAAGCTTAAGCAGTGGAAAGATGCTGCCTGGGATTGGTATTTGGCCGACGCCATGCGCTTTAAGATTTACGATGGGAAATATAAAACTCTCATCAACGGAGAGGCGATGATCCGGACAAACCAAGCCCGGGACCAACTCCGGGCGGGAGATTGGGACGGCGCGAATCGCTCCATGAAAGAGGCGCGGCGCGGCAAAGGCTGGGAGTCGCGTCACGCTCGCCAATGCCTGGTCGGCGCGCTTGTGCACCTTTATTTCAACCGGCCTGACGCGGCGCTGGCGGACGCACTCGATGCAAAAGCGCGCGCTCCCAAAGAAAGTGCAATTTTGCGCGACGCCTATGTCGCTCTCAGCCTCGCCTACTATCAAAAGGGTGACTTGGAGAATACGCAGACAACCTGGGCCGAAGTCCTCAAACTCGACCCAAAGTTCGCGGTCGTAAAATTCTTTTCGCCAGACGGCGCGCGCCGCAATGCCGCCATCGCGCAAAACCCCGACGACGCCGACGCCTGGCTGGAGCGGGGTCGCTACTACCTCCGCTTCGGCGATCTCTTCACCAAACCCAAGAGCAAAGCCATCGAGGCACCCGGCTCCTCGCTCCCCCAACCCGACTCAGTCCAAAATTTTACCGCCTCCGATGCGTACTTTTGGAATGCCGCGCAACGCGACTTCACCCGCAGTGTGACATTGAAACGCACCCCCGTGGCGCTGGCGTTGCGGGCGCAAAGTCTGTACAAACTCGAAAACGCGCCGGCGATCAGGAAAGAGGGCCTTCATCCACCCGGTTTAAGCTGGACGGAAGACGAGAGAGCCGCCGTTGCGACGGGCGCGGACAATTTTGAGGCGATGGATGCCCTGCGCGAACTCTATCAATATAAAGCCGACCAAATCCGAGCTGACGGCGGCCGCGCTCGTCTGCGGCGCGCGGCGCAAAAACAGGCCAACTCCTATGCGTCGATGGCGCTGCTGCATCACCCCGCCGACCCGATGGCTCCGGTCGCGTCCTTCCAGCTGGAGGAAGGCGCCGACGATTTGATTGAAGCGACCCGAGGTGCAACGCTCGATCGCCCTGCGGCGACCGCCCGTGAGTGGAAGGAGTTGGGCAATGAGTATCGCCGTCGAGGCGATCTCTATAATGCGCTGCAATCCTACGAACAGGCCCTGAAACTCGACCCGAAGTACGCCGACGCCCAGAGCAACGTCGGCTCCATCTATAGCGACGCCGGCGACTACCGCCGTGCCATTCCGGCATTTCGGGCCGCCATCGCACTTGAGGCCGGCCATGGTGTGGCGCACTTCAACCTCGCCAGTATTTTGCGTACAATGGTTTTCCTTCCCGACGCTTTGGTCGAAGCCGAAGCCACGGTGAAATACGCCTCGCCCGATCTCGCCGCGGTGGCGCTCGGCGCGCGCGGCAACATTCGCTATCTCCTGCAGGATCGCGCCGGCGCGCTCGCGGACTGGCGTGCAGAAGTCGCGCTCGACCCCCACCAAGCGCAAGCTTGGCGCGCCATCGGCAAAGTGAGTTTAGGCGACGCCGACTTCGCTGGAGCGCGCGAAGCGTTTGCCAAAGCGGTGCAATTGCAACCGGACGATCCTTTCGCAAAAATCCTTCTGGCGACAGTGCTCAATATTGCCGCCTTTCAGGAAGCGACCCAAGCGCAGGGTAAAACCATCGACGCGACAAATTCCAGCGCCCGAGAAATCGTTCACCCCGAAGCGGCCAAGCTCCTGGCGGGCGTTCACCTGCGAAGTCGGGCCGAGTGGGAAGAGTTGCTCCATTTGTGGGACGAACTGTTTGTGGACACCGCCATGGGTAGAAACGAAGGTCTTCGGCCATTGGCCGATAGCGGCAAGATCGTGCTGCGCACCGTGTATAGTGAAAGGAAACTAGCGGTCGACGAAGCGGACTAG